The window CATTTGCTAGGGCTCTGTCTCGCAACCAATGTTCGGCTGAGAAACTACTCAGACATCGGGTTTCTAGCATTTGGTAGGACGGGACGATATGTATCATTGGTTTTTATCAATCTGGAGATTTTCATGGCACTTGTTTCTTTTACAATTTCCATGACAGATAATTTAAGCAGAGTTCTGGGTGGATATAAGTTGGACATCTCCTTCTTCGGTTTATCTACAGCTCAGAGCTTAACAGTGATTGCTATAGTAGTTTGCATACCTACGGTGTGGTTAAGAAATCTGGATAGCATATCATTCATTTCGACATTCAGTATTTTATTAACCTTTTTGATATGTGGTGTTTTAATTTGCACATGTTTGTTCGGTGGTGTCGAAGCAGACAAAGCTATACCTGTTTTtcgaataaaaaatattttctcagTCTCCGGTCTGTACATTTTCAACATCGCCTCCCACATAGCTATCCCTGAAGTCTACAGGTCAATGGTGGATCCTGCCAGATTCTCTATTGTGAGTTTATATACATATATCATTTTATAAGTGAATTTAATTACTGCTTAGCAAGTATGTAGTTGTACTTAATTTTTGATTAGTGAATCGTTTTTGGTGCAGATTTCCTTTTTGAGCTTCGGTGCAGTGGCAACTCTATACACATTTTTGGCATTTTTGGGAGCTAAAATGTTTGGACCAGGGGTTGCCTCACAATTTACGCTGAGCATGCCCAAGCATTTAGTTTTCACACAGATTGCACTATGGGCAGCAGTCATTGTACCAATGACCAAGTATGTTTTCTTGACCGTTCCAATGGCATCTGAAGTGGAACGACATCTACCAGATAAAATGCCTTTGCGAAGGAGAACTGTCATACGGGGTGCAGCCGGGTCTTTACTTCTAATAATTGTTCTTGTTTTAGCAATTGCCGTCCCCTTCTTTGAAACCGTTCTTAGCCTAACTGGTTCCTTCGTTTGTATCTTTGTATCTGCTATACTTCCCATTGCTTTCTACCTTGagattttcaaaaagaaaattccGCTACCTAGTTTCATAATCCATCtgatcatcatagtaatatgttTTGTTGTAGGAATTATGGGGACAATATATAATATTAGGTCAATTGCTGATCAATATCAATGAATTGTTGACATTTGTCACTTTTCTACCGAGACCATTCTACATAATGTAATTTTTTTGTGATGTCATTCTGAATAGATAATGGGAAAACAAAAAGGATTGTTGTCTTTTCTGTCATTAAGCAAACATTAACACCATAAAATGCGAAGGAACGCAGCAAAGTCCAAAGGCTCCAATTGCAAATTAGATGCcgacttgtatatatatatatatatatatatatatattgtttgtttTATTATTCGCAAAGAAACTATACCACTAGATTGTACTGCTGTCCTGAAACACAAGGATTTTGTGTTGGAAAATATACTAAGTAGCAAAGACAGGAAACAAGTTAGTAAACGAAACACTAAATTTACAAGTACAGGGAATTTAGACTTGCAACTATTTCACATTGGTGTTTTCACAAACGCTTCGCGTGCAGTGAACTGAATACAGAGGTTCTTGCAATTCAACACCAAAGTTCGCCACAATTGGTACTTTAACCAATACCCACCTGCATCTACACTCAAGTGAATCTAAGAATCACAATTTCAGAGAAATTTAAGTATTCATTCACAATAATGATTAAAGAAAAGGAAAGTACAGAgagaaagaaataaaagtaaacaaCAATTAGATTTGAAACGATTATGCTCCCACAATGATGCCTTCCTGGTTGATGCAGCACTTCAAACAATCAAGATACAACAAAATAAATTGTGCAAATGTGTAATCTCTTTGATACTCTGAACTTGACACAAAACACGGAGTTAAAAAGATACATTCGACTGGGAAATCCTGAACAAACTTTACCCATGGAAAAAACCTTTTAGAAGAGACATTTATATGGAAAGGCACCAACAAGAACCGTTGTTATTTTGAATATGAATTCAAATGGTTAACTGTCTTTAATCCCATTAGCATGCTATCAGACACAAGTTATTAGACTTGCACCCCTTCATATTTAGCATCTAATGCATACACAGATCCTTACATAATTTCAcattcaactgattctggaattacCTTTTAGAAACATTTTGATCTTGGAGTCTTGGACTAAA is drawn from Papaver somniferum cultivar HN1 unplaced genomic scaffold, ASM357369v1 unplaced-scaffold_7176, whole genome shotgun sequence and contains these coding sequences:
- the LOC113344084 gene encoding amino acid transporter AVT1H-like, which translates into the protein MDITAKPDAPMATPTSTPFTTLLNMIGLLIGLGQLSTAYALQNGGWTTAFLLFGLFMLGAYTSHLLGLCLATNVRLRNYSDIGFLAFGRTGRYVSLVFINLEIFMALVSFTISMTDNLSRVLGGYKLDISFFGLSTAQSLTVIAIVVCIPTVWLRNLDSISFISTFSILLTFLICGVLICTCLFGGVEADKAIPVFRIKNIFSVSGLYIFNIASHIAIPEVYRSMVDPARFSIISFLSFGAVATLYTFLAFLGAKMFGPGVASQFTLSMPKHLVFTQIALWAAVIVPMTKYVFLTVPMASEVERHLPDKMPLRRRTVIRGAAGSLLLIIVLVLAIAVPFFETVLSLTGSFVCIFVSAILPIAFYLEIFKKKIPLPSFIIHLIIIVICFVVGIMGTIYNIRSIADQYQ